GCTTCGAAGATGGTCACGTCGTGGCCTTCGCGGCGGACGTCAGCAGCGACGACCAAGCCGGCAGGACCGGAACCGATCACAGCCACCTTCTTGCCCGTTGCAGGCTTCACAGCCGGAACGGAAGCGCCACCGTTGTTGCGTTCATAGTCAGCAGCAAAGCGTTCGAGACGGCCGATAGCGACAGCCTGGTTCACGTCCTTGTGCATCTTGCCCATCGTGCAGTTCATCTGGCACTGGCGTTCCTGCGGGCAAACGCGGCCGCAGATAGCCGGGAGCAAACTCGTTTCCTTGATCTTTGCGATAGCGGCCTTGAAGTCGCCTTCGGCGATCTTGGCAATGAAGGCCGGAATGTCGATGTGAACCGGGCAGCTTTCAACGCAGAACGGCTTCTTGCAGTTAAGGCAGCGGTTAGCTTCGACGATAGCCTGAGCTTCGGTATAACCCTGAGCCACTTCTTCCATCACGCGTGCGCGGTAGGACGGTTCGAGCTGCGGCATCGGCTGAGCCGGGATAGCAGTCTTGTCCTTCGGCTTCAAGGGCTGCGGAAGAGCCTTAATCTTTTCAAGTTCCACCTTGGCGGCGGCGTCCAACTGTTCGCGAGTCATATGTTCAGACATTATTTGCTCTCCTTAGCCTTGGCATCTGCCATCTTGTCGATATTGCACTTGTGGCCGTCATTTGCACCGAAGCGATGCAAAGCTTCCTGTTCCTGGGGCTTGAAAGCGCCCATACGCTGGAGCATGTTGTTCCAGTCGACTTCGTGGCCGTCGAATTCCGGACCATCGACGCAGACGAACTTCGTCTTGCCACCGATAGTGACGCGGCAACCACCGCACATGCCCGTACCATCGACCATGATGCTGTTGAGGCTAACGACAGTCTTCACTGCATACGGCTTGGTGGTGAGAGCGCAGAACTTCATCATGATCGGAGGACCGATAGCGATGACCATGTCCGGCTTACCCTTGGTGTCTTCGCAGAGTTCCTTAAGCGGTTCAGTCACGAGACCCTTGCGGCCATAAGAACCGTCGTCGGTCATGAAAATGATGTTGTCAGCGAGAGCAGTCATTTCTTCCTTCATGAGGAAGAGGCTTTCGTTACGGGCACCCATGATAATCGTTACCTTGTTGCCTGCAGCCTTGAGAGCCTGAACAATCGGGTGCATCGGGGCAATACCGACACCACCGCAAACGCAGACTACGTGACCAAAGTTGTCGATATGGGTCGGAGAACCGAGCGGGCCAACCAAGACCGGGATATCGTCACCGACTTCGAACTTGGAAAGTTCAGTCGTCGTCTTACCAACCGTCTGGAAAATGAGGGTGATAGAACCTTCATTCGTATCGGCGTCAGCAATAGTGAGCGGAACACGTTCACCGTTGTCCTTGTTCGTCTGGAGGATGATAAATTGTCCTGCCTTACGTTCTTGCGCGATCAGCGGGGCGTGGACGCGGAATTGGAATACCGCGGGAGATAACTGCTTTTTAAAGAGAATTTTTGCCATAATGCGAGGCAATATAGAAAAATTTTAGAACGCGTTTTAGTAAAAATTTATAAGGGACGGGTTAGAGCGCAGACTCAAGCAAATAACGCATCGAGCTATAAAAAATCCCCTAATTATGTAGGTTTTTAATAGAAAAAATATATATTTGGGACTCAAAGGAGTAAAACATGAGAGTATCCACAAAAGGCCGTTACGCCATCCGAGTCCTTATCGACATGGCAGAAAACGGAGAAACCGAATTCCACCCACTGCACAATCTGGCGGAACGTCAGGGACTTTCTGAAAAATACCTCGAAGCGATTCTCGGAACTCTCGTCAAGAACCAGGTGCTCGAAGGGGCACGCGGCAAGGGCGGCGGCTACAAGCTCGCAAAGCCAGCCAAGGAACTGACCGTTTGGGACGTGCTGAGCGTCATCGAGACTTCGATGAGCCCGGTGGAATGTGTCGACAACGACAAGAACGGCTGCGACCGTGCAGACATTTGCCCGACACTCCCAATGTGGAAGGACTTGGCGAAAATCATCAAGGATTACTTCACGGGAATCACGATTGCGCAACTTGCACACAAAGTCCCCAAAATCACAAGCCCAATCAGCAAAGAGAAATAAAAGAGCGAAATCTAGTCACTTTCCGGACTGAACATCAGCGCTGCGCTTTTTGATTTCGTCCAGAGGAATACCGGAAATAATAGCGATTTTTTCAATAGGAATATCGTTAGCAAGCATCGCATCGACCATTTCAAATCGAGTCTCAATCTTGGCACCAGCCAAACGACATTCTATTTCTTCTTTTGCAATCATTTCTCGCTCCAGTTCGTTCAGAGTGGTTTTGTCCAAGTTTTCGATTTTGATGCGGTTCAAGGCGTCGTTGACGATTCCATTCCCAAAATCAGGAAGCGGTTCGCCCTCATGCGCGTGTTTGAGCACATAGAGCCAGGCGTCAACAGGATCTTTTACCTCGTCTGCGGTTTTATTAAACTTCGGCAGACTTACAATAATATACTTATTTTTGGGGAATAACGTCTCGACGATTCCTCCATCCAACACTTCCTTGCTATAAATAGCCCATTCATCAATGTATTTTTCCATGCAGTACGGCAATTCAAAATCACAAATCCAAATGGAAATTGTTTCGGGAATTTCATAACGCCGGTATTCCTTTTCTTCTTTTGTGAGCGTTTTAAATTCTTCTGATTTATCCATTTCATGCTTGCCTTTTATAATCAAAAACGCTTTGTACAATATGGTTCGGTCGATAAAGAAACTATGGTCAGCCTTCTGCATTTCAATATTGAGGAAACGCTTAGAACCCGTAGTTGCGAAAGCATCCAAAATGACTTTCCGCTCTTCGGGAATCATAAATCTTAAGGTATGTTCAAACGAGTAATTCAGATTCTTGATTTGGTCGTCGCCTTTCAGGTGCAAGATTCCATCAACGAAGTCCTTGATGGCATCCTTGCTGGCGAACAGGCTCTTAAATCCGGTATCGGTTCTCGGGTCGATGTAGGTTTTGCCTTTTAGCTTTTCAGGAATAGATTGATTCATAATTACACCTCCATTAAGTTTGGAGGTTCTAATCTACAACAGCGAATTTTCAAAAAGTGAAACTTTGCAAATTTTGCAATCAATCGTTAACAAAATCGTTTATTTTGTCAACTATTGAATTACTGAACTGACTGAGCCGCATAAAATAAGGTATATTCAAAAGTAGGTCTTATAGGGGCTCTTTTTGAGCGAAGTTAAAACGAAATATGGGAATGGAGGCTGTTCAGCTATTGCGAAATAAACTAAACATGAATAAGCCACAATTACAAAAAAGGACTAGGAAATAGGAATGAAAAAAACAATAAATGTTATGAATCTTGTCGTTGCAACAATGATTTTTATGTGGATGGAAAGTCAAGATTTTTTTGTTCATTTTCTTGATGTCCCTTATATGTATGGACAAGTTGAATTGTTGTATCTTATTATTCTTAATTTGGTATTGTTAAATGTTTTTGAATTATCGCCTAAAATTTCGCTTGTATGCTCTGTTTTGATTATGTTGCTATTTCCGTTTACTGGAGGTCGATTCCGAGTTGACGGATGTAGTTACTATCTAGTTGTTGAAAAAATAATATGGAATATTATCGGCGTTCGTTTTGTGCTTCCAAGTGATTTGACTTATTTTATTGCCTATAGTTTGGTTCCTACTATTATCTATAGCATGTATTTACTTCTGTTCATTTTTGGTGCTGTTGCTGTATTTAGGAAAATGAAGACTAAAGCTTAATCCTCATCTGGGTTTAATACGATTCGTGTCTTATAGGGGCTCTTTTTGAGCGGAGTGAAAACAAAGGAAGCCGGACTCTACGCCTTTACTTTGTCGCCCCCAAAATGTATTTCAGTTTCCAGACTGCATTTCGAGCAAGTCTGCAATGAGGGAAGCATCGTCAGGGAAATATTTTAAAGCGACATTCAAGAGGCGCACGGATTCCTCGTCGCGTTTTTGCGCGTGGGCATCGTAGACGAAAGGAAAAACGCAAACATTTTCAGAAAAATCTTGACAAACATCCCTAGAAGGATTATATTTATTAGTGAACAAATGTTCTAGTGCTCAAAAATTCAAACACTGTGGTTTTTACGCTTGTCCGCAGAGAGGTTACGATGAAGAAGATCATCATTGACAACAACAGCATTGCATTTATACAACAAGATCAGGACGATTATATCAGCCTGACCGACATGGCAAAACACAAGAACGCAGAATCAACGGGTTTGGTCATTTCACATTGGCTTAGCACACGGTATGCGGTTGAATTCTTAGGAATATGGGAGCAAGTCAACAACCCCAATTTTAATGTTACTGAATTCAGTAACATTAGATTCAATGCAGGAAGCAATGGCTATGTCCTTTCCGCTAAACAATGGATAGAGCGAACGAATGCAATCGGACTTATTTCAAGTGCCGGTCGATACGGCGGAACATACGCTCATAGAGACATAGCCTTTGAATTTGGCTCTTGGCTAAGTCCAAAATTTAAATATTATCTCATTCGCGAATACCAACGCCTCAAAGAGGCTGAACAAGCCAAATTTGGCTGGTCCGTGCGTCGTGAACTTTCTAAAATCAACTATCACATCCATACGGATGCCATCAAGCAGAATTTGATTCCGGCCACACTTACAAAGCAGCAAGTGAATATGGTTTACGCAAACGAAGCTGATGTTCTAAATGTAGCCTTATTCGGATTTACCGCCAAGGAATGGCGCGATGCGCATAACGATTTGCAGGGAAATGTCCGCGATTACGCAACTGTAAACCAGCTAATTTGTCATTCAAACATGGAATCGTTGAATTCCGTTCTGATCAAGGAGGGCTTGCCGCAGCCGGAGCGGTTGCAAAAACTGAATCAGATTGCGATTTCGCAGATGACCGTGCTAGAATCCATTGGCGAGAATAAATTGCTGAAATAATCCCATTTGCAGCAATTCACTTCTCAGATTCCATTTCTGACAAATCGGCTTGGAGAGTTGAATCGTTCGGATAATATTTTAACGCAAGCTTCAGCAAGCGAATGGCTTCGTCGTAGCGCTTTTGTGCGTGAGCATCGTACGCCATATTTTTGAAACCAAAGACTGCTTCGGCATTCCCGTTTTTAGCAGCAAGCTCGTAGGCATATTCGGCGCGATCATAGAACTTTGCATCGTACGCAAGGTTTCCCATGAAGATAGCGGCATCAGAGAAATCAGGCTTGATTTGCAAAATGTTATTTAAGATTTCCATGGCGATGTAGAGCTTTTTGTCTTCGGCGAGGACATCGGCAAGTTTATACATAATTTGAGTATCGTCAATTTTCACGCTGAGGGCTTCGCGGTAGGCGTTGGCGCTTTCTTCGAAATTCTTGTTCAGGCGGTAAACATCACCAAGATAAACTAAGAAATCGGATTCTTCGGGATGGAGCGTATAGCCTTCGCGAATGACGGCTACGGCCCGGTCGAAGTCATTCATTGCAATGTTTGCTTCGGAGAGCTGGTAAACGATGCTGATGTCATTTTTGTCGAGGCGGTAAGCATTTTCGATAGTGCGGAGGGCGCCGACTTTATCGCCGGTTTTGGTG
This is a stretch of genomic DNA from Fibrobacter succinogenes. It encodes these proteins:
- a CDS encoding PD-(D/E)XK nuclease family transposase — encoded protein: MNQSIPEKLKGKTYIDPRTDTGFKSLFASKDAIKDFVDGILHLKGDDQIKNLNYSFEHTLRFMIPEERKVILDAFATTGSKRFLNIEMQKADHSFFIDRTILYKAFLIIKGKHEMDKSEEFKTLTKEEKEYRRYEIPETISIWICDFELPYCMEKYIDEWAIYSKEVLDGGIVETLFPKNKYIIVSLPKFNKTADEVKDPVDAWLYVLKHAHEGEPLPDFGNGIVNDALNRIKIENLDKTTLNELEREMIAKEEIECRLAGAKIETRFEMVDAMLANDIPIEKIAIISGIPLDEIKKRSADVQSGK
- a CDS encoding Rrf2 family transcriptional regulator; the encoded protein is MRVSTKGRYAIRVLIDMAENGETEFHPLHNLAERQGLSEKYLEAILGTLVKNQVLEGARGKGGGYKLAKPAKELTVWDVLSVIETSMSPVECVDNDKNGCDRADICPTLPMWKDLAKIIKDYFTGITIAQLAHKVPKITSPISKEK
- a CDS encoding sulfide/dihydroorotate dehydrogenase-like FAD/NAD-binding protein, coding for MAKILFKKQLSPAVFQFRVHAPLIAQERKAGQFIILQTNKDNGERVPLTIADADTNEGSITLIFQTVGKTTTELSKFEVGDDIPVLVGPLGSPTHIDNFGHVVCVCGGVGIAPMHPIVQALKAAGNKVTIIMGARNESLFLMKEEMTALADNIIFMTDDGSYGRKGLVTEPLKELCEDTKGKPDMVIAIGPPIMMKFCALTTKPYAVKTVVSLNSIMVDGTGMCGGCRVTIGGKTKFVCVDGPEFDGHEVDWNNMLQRMGAFKPQEQEALHRFGANDGHKCNIDKMADAKAKESK
- a CDS encoding tetratricopeptide repeat protein, whose amino-acid sequence is MERANALYRDGKFKQAILLYRKAEARGADPVAVSFNIANSYYQMDKYPEAAAAYRKAVDFSEGNFAPALFNMASVYFRLRQYPECIAVYHRALKLDPDNISGWLYLGEAYTKTGDKVGALRTIENAYRLDKNDISIVYQLSEANIAMNDFDRAVAVIREGYTLHPEESDFLVYLGDVYRLNKNFEESANAYREALSVKIDDTQIMYKLADVLAEDKKLYIAMEILNNILQIKPDFSDAAIFMGNLAYDAKFYDRAEYAYELAAKNGNAEAVFGFKNMAYDAHAQKRYDEAIRLLKLALKYYPNDSTLQADLSEMESEK
- a CDS encoding KilA-N domain-containing protein → MKKIIIDNNSIAFIQQDQDDYISLTDMAKHKNAESTGLVISHWLSTRYAVEFLGIWEQVNNPNFNVTEFSNIRFNAGSNGYVLSAKQWIERTNAIGLISSAGRYGGTYAHRDIAFEFGSWLSPKFKYYLIREYQRLKEAEQAKFGWSVRRELSKINYHIHTDAIKQNLIPATLTKQQVNMVYANEADVLNVALFGFTAKEWRDAHNDLQGNVRDYATVNQLICHSNMESLNSVLIKEGLPQPERLQKLNQIAISQMTVLESIGENKLLK